GGTCTTTGCCAGAATACCCATCATCCATATATACTTTAAATAAATCCCACCCTTGAGCCTTGATATAGGCCATAAGACGCGATTTTTGCGCAGGCAAACTTACACCATGGTCAGCTTGATTATCCGTTGATACGCGTAGATATAAAGCACACATGTTATTCATACTATTTTATCTCCTTTAGTCTGGAGGTGTTATTTTTACATAATTCTTTTTTAGTAAATCTCCCCAGGCTTCTTCTGCAAGCTTTGATATTGGTATCCTTGTTTCTTTGGATAATAATTTTATTTTCGCAATCATATCTTTAGGAATAGTTGTTGTAAAATATGCCCTATATTTTAATTCTCCCATTATATCACCCCAAAA
This portion of the Pelorhabdus rhamnosifermentans genome encodes:
- a CDS encoding ribbon-helix-helix domain-containing protein; translated protein: MGELKYRAYFTTTIPKDMIAKIKLLSKETRIPISKLAEEAWGDLLKKNYVKITPPD